A DNA window from Megalobrama amblycephala isolate DHTTF-2021 linkage group LG11, ASM1881202v1, whole genome shotgun sequence contains the following coding sequences:
- the lratd1 gene encoding protein LRATD1 yields the protein MGNQLDRITHLNYSELPTGDPSGIEKDELRVGVAYFFSDEEEELDDRSQSDSFKDNNSPSKDGPIALNDIEYSAFCCQECIYSKLRENEDLNVYSVKTLLTMCKPGDLLELVANAQPPHWAIFEGEDQVIHLYKGEIRKDSLFEISCGRQGRIVNNRYRYRPLPADLVMQNASGHVGLSSGETCWTNSESFAAWCRFGKREFKAGGEAHSVEQRYFLKVHLSESTAHTLMFRSLEEMIRERRRVDASGILKELSLVTGKE from the coding sequence ATGGGAAACCAACTAGACCGGATCACCCACCTGAACTACAGCGAGCTACCCACCGGGGATCCATCGGGCATCGAGAAGGACGAGTTGCGTGTTGGTGTGGCGTATTTCTTTTCCGATGAGGAGGAAGAGCTGGACGATCGATCGCAGTCGGACAGCTTTAAAGACAACAACAGCCCGAGCAAAGACGGTCCGATTGCGCTTAACGACATCGAGTACTCGGCGTTCTGCTGCCAGGAATGTATATACTCCAAACTCCGAGAGAACGAGGACCTGAATGTTTATTCTGTGAAAACTTTATTGACCATGTGCAAACCCGGGGATCTACTGGAGTTAGTGGCAAACGCACAACCCCCGCACTGGGCGATCTTTGAAGGGGAGGACCAGGTTATTCACCTCTACAAGGGGGAGATCCGCAAGGACAGCTTGTTTGAGATCAGCTGCGGTCGACAGGGCAGGATAGTGAACAATCGGTACCGCTACCGGCCGCTGCCTGCTGATTTGGTGATGCAGAACGCGAGCGGGCACGTGGGGCTCAGCAGCGGCGAGACTTGCTGGACGAACTCGGAAAGTTTCGCAGCGTGGTGCCGTTTCGGCAAGCGGGAGTTTAAAGCGGGCGGGGAGGCGCACTCGGTCGAGCAGCGCTACTTTCTGAAGGTGCACCTGTCCGAGAGCACCGCGCACACGCTCATGTTCCGCAGCCTGGAGGAGATGATACGCGAGAGACGGCGAGTGGACGCCAGCGGCATTCTGAAGGAGCTGTCGCTGGTGACAGGGAAGGAATGA